The sequence GGCGTACAGGCCCAGAATCACCGAGGTGGGGTAACAACCGGGGTTGGCGATAAGCTTGGCGCCTGCGATTTCAGCGGCATACAGTTCGGGCAGGCCGTACACGGCCTTGTGCAGCAGATCAGTGCACACATGCTCGCGCTTGTACCATGCGGCATAGGTTTCAGGGTCGCGCAGGCGGAAATCCGCAGAGAGGTCAACAACCTTCACCCCGGCGCGCAGCAGCATTTCAGCCATGTCCATGGCTGTGCCTGCGGGCACGGCAAGAAAGACCACATCGCACTGACGGGCGGCTTCCTGCGGGTCAAAAACGCTGATGACCACATCCGCGCCGGGCATGTGGTTCAGAAAAGGATAGAAATCCCCCAGCCGCTTGCCGGATTCCGCCCGCGAACAGGCCATGGTAAGCTGCATGGAAGGATGGCTCACGAGAAGCCGCGTCAGCTCCATGCCCGCGTAGCCGGTAATGCCCACCAGACCCACATTGATTGTCTTCATGCCGCCGATCCTTTGGAAACTATGGTCGATAGTAGTGACGGAGCCGCGCCGCGCAGACGGCAGATTGCCGCTGGCCGTGCCGCACCGCAGTGCCCTAAGCTTTTTTTGACTGACAGGCGCAGTCCGGGCCGCACTTCATCACGAACTTCATGCGCAGCTCGTAGAGGATGCTTTCCAGCAGTTTTTGCTCCTGTTCTTCCAGTCCGTTTTCGGTCTTGGCGCGCAGCATTTCCAGCACGTCAATGCTGTGCTTTGCCAGCGGCAGGCTTGTTTCCGTACCGCCGGTTTCGGGATTGGGCACTTCGCCCAGATGCACCAGAGCCGATGACGCCAGGGAAATAATAAAGGTCGAAAACGTCACTTCCGGCATGGGGCCATCGGCCTTGCAGCCGCAGTTATTGTCACTCATGGCGACCTCGTGGCACGTAAACGGTTACGGTAACAGCAGTTTGCGCCAAATGCTTGCGTTCAACATACAAGCTTTTACCGCCAGCGCAAGAGCTTGCGCCCTAGCTGTGGATCAGCGGCAGCGGCTCGCCGGGTTTGCCCGCCAGGGCCATGCGATAAGCGGCCAGCGCTTCTTCAAGATAGTCACGCGAGCCGCAGTGTCCACCCGCTTCAATGATGCCCCGGTTAAGGGCATGCAGCCCGGCCACAAGATCGGCCCAGTCCACCCAGCCCATATGGCCTATGCGCACCATGCGGCCCTTCATGTGATCCTGACCGCCAGCCATGCAGACACCGTAGTTGTCCATGGCGATGCGCAGCACCTCGGTGCCGTCAACGCCCGCAGGCAGCATGACACTGGTGATGCCCCAGGCAAAGTGGGTTTTGGCGTAAAGCTCAAGGCCCATGGCGGCAACGCCCGCGCGGGCCAGCATGGTCAGCGCCCACTGCTTGGCGTAAATGGCTTCAAGCCCGTTTTCCAGCAGCATTTCAAGACTTTCGTCCAGGCCGACCACAAGGTTCACCGCGGAGGTGAACAATGTCTGCCCTTGGGCGATCTTGGCCCTTTCCTTGGGCAGATTGAAATAGAAGCAGCCGGGCGTGACGCTTTCGGCCCTTTTCCATGCGCGGGGCGAGAGCGCCAGCAGCGCTAGGCCGGGGGGCAGCATGAGGCCTTTTTGCGAGCCGGTGACAAGGCAGTCGATGCCCCACTGGTCCATGGGGCAGGGCGCGAGGCTCACGGCAGAGATGCCGTCCACCAACAGCAGGGTGTCGGTATCGCGCGTGATGCGGGCCACTTCTTCCACAGGGTGCAGGACGCCGGTGGAGGTTTCGGAGTGCTGGATAAGCACAGCCGCGATGCCCGGATCGGCCTTGAGGGCCGTTGCCACGGCCTGCGGGTCAACGGCTTCGCCCCACGGCACTTCAAGAGTGGTGACTTCAAGCCCGCGTGAAACCGCGATTTCGCGCCAGCGCTGACCAAACTTGCCGCCCTCGACCACCAGTACCCGCTGGCCGGGGGTAAACAGACTGTACACCGCCGCCGTCATGGCGCCCGTGCCGGAACAGGAAAGGGGCAGAACCACATCGTCCGTGCCGAACAGCACGCGCAGGCGCTCCTGAACCCGGCCCATCACGGCCTTGAATTCGCTTTTGCGGTGGTGGATCATGTCTTTGGCAAGCACAAGACGTACGCGCTCCGGCAGAGGCGTGGGGCCAGGGGTGAGCAGGCGGACTTTGTTCAGCATGTCAAATCCTTCTAGTTACGCGCCCACTTGGGCGATAAAGCACTTCAGATAGGCCGTTTCGGGCATGGCGGCGTGGATGGGATGATCCGGCCCCTGGCCCCCGGCAAAAAGAATACGGGCATGCAGTTTGCGCTTGGCGGCGGCCTGCGTCAAGCAAGCGCGCAAAGACTGCGTTTCAAGATGGTGTGAACAGGACGAGGTGGCAAGTATGCCCCCCGGAGCGAGCAATTGCACTGCCAGATCATTGGCCTGCTTGTAGGCCGCCAGCCCGAGGGCCGCGTCCTTGCGGCGCTTGATGAAGGCCGGGGGATCAAGGCTGATGGCCTGAAAACGTCGGCCCTCGTCGCGCATCTGGCGCAGCAGGTCAAAGGCGTCGCCGCACAGGGTCTGGGCTTCGCAGCCGGGAGCGTTGGCCTTGGCGTTTTCTTCCGCAAAGGCGAGCGCCTGGGCCGAGGCATCCACAAAGGTGACGGAGCGCGCGCCCGCAGCCGCAGCGGTAACGCCGAACCCGCCAACATAGCTGAAAATATCCAGCACATCGGCATCCTTGGCATAGCGCGCCAGTTCCGCCCTGTTGGGGCGCTGGTCGTAAAACCAGCCGGTTTTCTGGCCTGTGGCGCAGGGCGCGAAAAAGCGGCAGCCGTTTTCCGGTACTTCCAGCCTTTCGGGCAATTGCCCTTCGCTCTGTTGCTCGCGGGAGAGGTTTTCAAGCCCGCGCGCGGCAAGGTCATTGGCCCAGAGAATGGACGTGGGATGCAGCAGCGTGTGCAGGGCGGCTGTGAGCGCTTCACGCCTATGCTCCATGCCCGCAGTGGTGACCTGCACGGTCAGGTGGTCGCCGTAGCGGTCAATGATCAGACCGGGCAAAAAATCACCCTCGCCGTGGCAAAGCCGATACCAGGGGCCAGGGTAGAGGCGCTGGCGCAGGGCCAGTGCCGATTCCAACCTTTGGGCCAGCAGGGCTTCGTCCAGTTCCACATCGGGCTTGCGGCTGTGCAGGCGGGCGCAGATAAGCGAAGCCGGATTGACGTACACGCTGCCAAGAGGCGCGCCGCGCCAGTCGCACAGAGTTGCGGCTTCGCCGGGGGCAAAGTCGGTAAGCGGGCTTTGTTTTACGTCCACCTCATTGGCGAAAATCCAGAGGTGCCCGGCGCGCAGACGCCGATCTTCATTTTTTTTGAGACAGAGTTTGCGCATATGTTACTTTCCCGCTGCTTCGGCGGGGGTGGATGTTGTGGCGGTTTGCGCCGCAAGGGCGTTGATCTGTTCTTCCAGGGTTTTCTGGCCGGGAACCGCAGTGCAGGTAAAGAGCGCGCCGGGGTCGTTCAGGGCGGCCAGTATTTGCAGAATGCCTATGCGCTGGCCTTTGGCGCTGGCGGCTTCAAGCTGGCCGGGGCGTTGCACAAAGGTCAGCAGGGCCTGACGGATGGCGTTGTTCTGCGGGGTGGGGGCGAGATCCAGCCCCTTGTCCAGGGTCTGGTGCAGGGCCGTGGCCGCTGCGCGCCCATCGTGGGAAAGATTGAGGCCAACCCAGGCCAGCGCGCCGTGATCCTTCACGGCGAGGTGCAGATCGCTGAAGCTTTGCATCAGCAACGCCTGCTCGCTGGTGCTGATGATTCCGGCATCGTACAGGGTGAACGAACAGTCCACGTCCGCGAGGCCTTCGGCCTTGATGGACATTGTTTTTTTGTGCGAGGCAGTGCTCAGGCCAAGGCTTTCAAAGGTCATGCTGGCCTTGAGCGCGGGCATGGCAAGGCCGGAAGCCTCCTCAAGCAGGCTTTTGGAGGCCGCAAGATCGCGGATAAAGCTGGTTGTGTGGCGCGGCGAGTTGGAAAGCCAGTCAAAACCCACGCTGCCAACAGTCACGCTGCCGTTTTCCACGGCAAAGGTCATGCCCGAGGCGCGCACCTGCCGCACAAGGGGCGGGTCGGCAGCCAGAATTTCTTCCACAACCGGGGCAAGGGCCTTAACGGCTGCGTCCATGTCGCTTTCGCTCATGGCAGCTGTGTCCATAAGGCGGTGCAGCAGGCCCAGCTCCGGCAGGGTGAGGCCGTTGGCTTCAAAGCTCGCCATGCGCATGCTCTCGTGCCCATCGAGACGGCTCTGCATGTCTTCGATGCGCATATGCTCAACGGAAGCGCCGTCCCATCCCTTGATCAGCGATTCTTTAATGGTCAGTTGAGCCAGGCCTTCCTTGCCGGGAAGGCTCACGCTCAGAAAAAAGCTGTGCGCCTTGTCCGCACCCATGAGGTATGTGGCGGCCAGCGCGTCAATGGGTGCTCCGTCAAGAAAACGGGCCACCAGCTCGCTCTGGCTGCGCAGTTCGTCAATTTCTTCACGCTGCACCGAGCCACGGGCCTCGGGCGTGCGTAGGGCCAGATTGCGCAGCACGATGTTCTCGGCCACGGGCATCATGCCCACATCCTTCAGCACCATGGGCCGCAAGGGGGTGTAGGCCAGCAGCATGCGCATGGGAATGCGGAGCGAAACCTCCGCCACTTCATACGCAAGTGGCCCTTGGGGCGTTTCGCCGCGCAGGCGCAGGCCGTACAGGGTCAGGGTACGCGACAGGGGCGAAAATTCCACCCTATCCACCGCAGCCTGCGTGGATATGCCGTCGCCGGAGATGCCGATGCTCTGGATGCCCCTCTGCACCTGTCCCTCCACCAGAGGGCTCAGGCCGAAAAACAAGCCCAGAAAACCCGCCGCGATCAGAATAACCACGGCGGCTGGCAAATATGCTTTTTTCATTCAGTTTTCTCCAGCTTCAAAACTTCAGCGGCCAAATCGCAGTTGCAGGCATGCGTCGCGCACCGCAGGTATTCAGCCGATTTTGCTAAAATGTGTCCAGGCAAGGGCTGTGGCCCACATGCACTTTAATCCACCCGGTGATGGCAGCCAATACTTACCTTGTTACGCAACGCGGCCTGCGTGATGATGTACGAGGTCTGCGAGCCGTGGAAAAGATCCACCAGCCGCCGCGATATGCGCGTGCGCTTGTAAAAGTCGTGGATATGCCGCACAAGGTCGCGCATGTCTTCAAAGGCGCGGCGCAGGCGCGCTTCAGTGCGGGCAATGCCCACATAGTTCCACATGGTATTGCGGATGTTTGTCCAGTCCTGAGCCACAAGGGCGGGGTCGTCCCTGCGTTCATCGCCTTCGTGTTTCCAGTCGGGGATGGCGGCGGCCAGAGCCTTGGGCAGGCCGCTTTCGGCTACAACGCGGTGGGCCAGATCCTTGCCGCTGCTCACGCCCCATACCAATGCCTCAAGCAGGGAGGTGCTGGCAAGACGGTTGGCCCCGTGCAGGCCGGTGCAGGCGCATTCGCCGATGGCGTAGAGCCCGTGCAGCGAGGTGCGGCCATGCACGTCAGTGAGCACGCCGCCGCAGAAGTAGTGGGCGGCAGGCACCACGGGAATGGGTTCCTTGAGGATGTCGATGCCGGCCTCGCGGCACTTTTCGTATACGGTAGGAAAGCGCGTGGGCACATCCTGCTCCACGCCGCTCACGTCCAGATACAGGCAGGGCGCGCCGGTGTGCAGCATTTCGTCCATCATGGCCTGGGCCACCACATCACGCGGGGCCAGATCGCCCCTGGGGTCGTGATCAAGCATGAAAGCGCGGCCCTTGCTGTCAAGCAGACGCGCGCCTTCGCCGCGCATGGCCTCGGTAATGAGCGAGCGGCGGTTGCTGCGTTCTTCGTACAGCGCGGTTGGGTGGAACTGCATGAACTCGAGGTTGGCAAGGTCAACGCCAGCGCGAAAGGCCATGGACATGCCAGTACCCACGCAGCCGGGCGCGTTGGTGGAGTGCAGAAATACCTGCCCCACGCCGCCGGTGGCAAGCACTGTCCAGTCTGCGAGGATGGTTTCCGTTTCGCCGGTTTCTTCATTGAGCACGTACGCGCCGAGGCAGCGGTTGCGCACCTCGTAGCGGTACTGCGAGGCCTTGGCGTGGTGGTGGCTGCTTAGAAGATCGATGGCGGCGCGACGGTGCAGCCGCGTGATGCGCGGGTGGGCCAGCACCTGGGCGGTGAGGCCTTCCATGATGGCCCGGCCCGAAAAATCGGCGCAGTGCAGAATGCGCTGGGTGGAGTGCCCGCCCTCGCGCGTGAGGTTGAACGTGCCGTCCTCATTGCGGTCAAAGGGAACCTGGGCGCGCTTGATGAGCACCTCATCCACGCACTGCGGGCCTTGCGCGCACAGAAAACTGACGGCTTTGTTGTAATTATAATTGTGCCCTGCAACCAGAATGTCCTTTTCCAGAGCTGGCGCGTCCGAGGGATACTCTGGCGTGGGATTTGCCTGATAGATGATGCCGCCCTGGGCAAGCTCGGAGTTGCCGTCAGCCAGCCTGTCTCCGGCGTTGAGCAGGAGGACGTCACAGCCGGAATCGGCAAGGGTCAGTGCAGCGGTGCATCCGGCAACGCCCGAGCCGATGATCAGCACGGGCACATGACGGCGAATAGAATTCACGGCGCAAACCTCAGTTACCGCAAGCTTCAAGCATGCGGGTTAGGGAGAGACGGGCGGGGGGGCAGAGGTTCTCCTCAATGTGCAGAGGCGAGGCTGCTCCGGCGGCTACGCTTTGCAGCGTGGCCAGAAGCTTCTTTTCCGTAACCTTGGCCATGTTGCCGCAAATGGCATGCCCAAGCGGCAGAATGCGGCATTGGCCCGCATGGCGCTCAGCCAGACGGTACACAAGGTTGTTTTCCGTGCCGACAATAAGGGTCGTGCCCGGTTCTTCGGCGGCTACGCGGGCCGCCTCCTTGATGAGATATGACGTAGAACCTGCGCCATCGCAGGCTTCAATGACTTCCTGCCTGCATTCGGGGTGGGCGATGACGCGGCAGCCGGGGTATTCGGCGCGGATGGCTTCCACATCATCGGGTTCAAAACGCGCGTGGATGGCGCAACAACCGGGCCAGAGCAGCAGCTTGCGGTCAAGGGGCTGGGTTTCTGGCTGTACCAGCCCCGCAGCGCCCACGCGCAGCACATGGCGTTCGTCCTGGCTGATGCCCAAAGCTTCGGCGGTATTGTTGCCCAGATGTCTGTCGGGCAGAAAGAGCACGCCGTCGCCCTGATCCAGCGCCCAGCGCAGCATGATTTTGGCATTGGCCGATGTGCAGACCGCACCGCCAAATTCGCCCACCACGGCCTTGAGGGCCAGATCTGTGTTGACGTATGCCAGCGGAATAATCTTGCGGCCTGTGGCTGCGAGCTGCTCCAGTACCTTGCGGGCCAGGGGGGCCGGGGTCATGCGCGACATGAGGCAGTCTGCGTCCAGGCTGGGCAGATGCACGCTCTGGCCGGGCTTTGCCAGCAGGGCGGCGGATTCACCCATAAAATAGACGCCGCAAAAAACAATGTGGGCCGCGTCAATGCCGGGAACGCGGCGGGCAAGCTCCAGCGAATCGCCGGTGATGTCGCAGTGGCGCACCACGTTATCGTTCTGGTAGTGGTGCCCCATTATACACAGATCCGCGCCAAGCTGTTTTTTCAGGGATGCGATTGCAGCGCTTGTGTCTTGCATGTCAGGTTCCTCAGCAGGCAGTATGAAAAAAGAAGTGGCAAATGCGGAATTTTGTTCCGGTGATGTCACTGTGTTGTCGCAATGTCGCCGTATGGTTACCGCCGTGGGTCAGCGTGTTGTTTCCACGGCTGGCGGTTTGCGGTGTGCGGAAGTATGGCAGCAGAACGCGGGCATGGCTGTTGCTGCGGCTACACTGCCAGCAGGGTCATGCTGAAATCTGCCGACACTGCGGAATGGGTCAGACGCCCCACAGAAATAAAATCGGGCCTGCGCGGCTCGGTGAGCGCAAGGGCGCGGATGGTATCCAGCCGCACGCCGCCGCTCACTTCCGTTTCGATGGAGCGGGGCACAAGGGCGAGAGCCTCGGAAAGGCGCTGGCCGTCCATGTTGTCCATCATGATGCGGTCAGCCTTGGCGGCTACCGCTTCGCGCACATGGTCAAGGGTTCGGCACTCCACCTCGATGGGCGGGCAGGGCGCGTAATGCGCGCGCAGCTTGGCAACCGCCGCGGTGATGGAACCTGCGGCGTCGATGTGGTTGTCTTTGAGCATGAGCATTTCGGTCAGGTTTTTGCGGTGGTTGTGCCCACCGCCCGCCTGAACGGCGTATTTCTCGACCCAGCGCAGACCGGGAGTGGTTTTGCGGGTATCGAGCAGACGCACGCCAGTGCCTTCCAGTTCTCGCACATAGCGGGCTGTGAGGTTGGCGATGCCCGAAAGATGGGTGATGAAGTTCAGAATGACGCGTTCGGCCTTGAGCATGGCCGTGGCCGGGGCCGTGATGTGCGCAACCTCTGTCATTGAGGGCACGGAGGCGGCTTCCATGACCAGCGCGCGCCACGTAAAAGGCGCGCCGATGCTTTTGAAAACAGCACCGATAACGGGCAGGCCCACAACCAGGGTGTCTTCCTTGGCGCGGATAACGGCGTTCATGGAGGATTCTGGGGCAAAAAGCCCCAGAGCGGTCATTTCAGGGCCGTCTTCCTCAAGAGCGAGATCGATGGATTTTTGGAGTAGCCGCTGACCTTCGGGAGAGAAAAATGCGGCCCAGGGCGTGAACATTGCGCTTGTCCCCATTTCTTGCACGTGCTAAGTGGAAACTCGCCCGTCAGGGCGCGCTCTGCACACGCTGCAAGACTGTAAATATGGCCCGATTGCGGCGGTTGCCCAATACGGGTGTGGTGTAATAGATAGAATGCCCCGTGTTTCGCGTCAAGCTGCCGGGACTTCATGAGTTTTTTCACAAGCATGACGTGCTGGTGACAATCAGGCATTTTTTGCTTAACAGTCGGCAGTGTTTTGCGGCTGCCCCGGCTATTGGCCGTGGTGGGGCTTTGCCGCTCCTTGTTGCAGGGTTGCGCCTTGGGCGCGACCATTCCACTTTGGCTACAGACTGGATTAGAGGCGCGCCATGGCAGATCAGCACAACGACAA comes from uncultured Desulfovibrio sp. and encodes:
- a CDS encoding DUF1844 domain-containing protein, whose protein sequence is MSDNNCGCKADGPMPEVTFSTFIISLASSALVHLGEVPNPETGGTETSLPLAKHSIDVLEMLRAKTENGLEEQEQKLLESILYELRMKFVMKCGPDCACQSKKA
- a CDS encoding alanine--glyoxylate aminotransferase family protein, producing MLNKVRLLTPGPTPLPERVRLVLAKDMIHHRKSEFKAVMGRVQERLRVLFGTDDVVLPLSCSGTGAMTAAVYSLFTPGQRVLVVEGGKFGQRWREIAVSRGLEVTTLEVPWGEAVDPQAVATALKADPGIAAVLIQHSETSTGVLHPVEEVARITRDTDTLLLVDGISAVSLAPCPMDQWGIDCLVTGSQKGLMLPPGLALLALSPRAWKRAESVTPGCFYFNLPKERAKIAQGQTLFTSAVNLVVGLDESLEMLLENGLEAIYAKQWALTMLARAGVAAMGLELYAKTHFAWGITSVMLPAGVDGTEVLRIAMDNYGVCMAGGQDHMKGRMVRIGHMGWVDWADLVAGLHALNRGIIEAGGHCGSRDYLEEALAAYRMALAGKPGEPLPLIHS
- a CDS encoding class I SAM-dependent rRNA methyltransferase; amino-acid sequence: MRKLCLKKNEDRRLRAGHLWIFANEVDVKQSPLTDFAPGEAATLCDWRGAPLGSVYVNPASLICARLHSRKPDVELDEALLAQRLESALALRQRLYPGPWYRLCHGEGDFLPGLIIDRYGDHLTVQVTTAGMEHRREALTAALHTLLHPTSILWANDLAARGLENLSREQQSEGQLPERLEVPENGCRFFAPCATGQKTGWFYDQRPNRAELARYAKDADVLDIFSYVGGFGVTAAAAGARSVTFVDASAQALAFAEENAKANAPGCEAQTLCGDAFDLLRQMRDEGRRFQAISLDPPAFIKRRKDAALGLAAYKQANDLAVQLLAPGGILATSSCSHHLETQSLRACLTQAAAKRKLHARILFAGGQGPDHPIHAAMPETAYLKCFIAQVGA
- the nadB gene encoding L-aspartate oxidase, with translation MNSIRRHVPVLIIGSGVAGCTAALTLADSGCDVLLLNAGDRLADGNSELAQGGIIYQANPTPEYPSDAPALEKDILVAGHNYNYNKAVSFLCAQGPQCVDEVLIKRAQVPFDRNEDGTFNLTREGGHSTQRILHCADFSGRAIMEGLTAQVLAHPRITRLHRRAAIDLLSSHHHAKASQYRYEVRNRCLGAYVLNEETGETETILADWTVLATGGVGQVFLHSTNAPGCVGTGMSMAFRAGVDLANLEFMQFHPTALYEERSNRRSLITEAMRGEGARLLDSKGRAFMLDHDPRGDLAPRDVVAQAMMDEMLHTGAPCLYLDVSGVEQDVPTRFPTVYEKCREAGIDILKEPIPVVPAAHYFCGGVLTDVHGRTSLHGLYAIGECACTGLHGANRLASTSLLEALVWGVSSGKDLAHRVVAESGLPKALAAAIPDWKHEGDERRDDPALVAQDWTNIRNTMWNYVGIARTEARLRRAFEDMRDLVRHIHDFYKRTRISRRLVDLFHGSQTSYIITQAALRNKVSIGCHHRVD
- the nadA gene encoding quinolinate synthase NadA; its protein translation is MQDTSAAIASLKKQLGADLCIMGHHYQNDNVVRHCDITGDSLELARRVPGIDAAHIVFCGVYFMGESAALLAKPGQSVHLPSLDADCLMSRMTPAPLARKVLEQLAATGRKIIPLAYVNTDLALKAVVGEFGGAVCTSANAKIMLRWALDQGDGVLFLPDRHLGNNTAEALGISQDERHVLRVGAAGLVQPETQPLDRKLLLWPGCCAIHARFEPDDVEAIRAEYPGCRVIAHPECRQEVIEACDGAGSTSYLIKEAARVAAEEPGTTLIVGTENNLVYRLAERHAGQCRILPLGHAICGNMAKVTEKKLLATLQSVAAGAASPLHIEENLCPPARLSLTRMLEACGN
- the nadC gene encoding carboxylating nicotinate-nucleotide diphosphorylase — encoded protein: MFTPWAAFFSPEGQRLLQKSIDLALEEDGPEMTALGLFAPESSMNAVIRAKEDTLVVGLPVIGAVFKSIGAPFTWRALVMEAASVPSMTEVAHITAPATAMLKAERVILNFITHLSGIANLTARYVRELEGTGVRLLDTRKTTPGLRWVEKYAVQAGGGHNHRKNLTEMLMLKDNHIDAAGSITAAVAKLRAHYAPCPPIEVECRTLDHVREAVAAKADRIMMDNMDGQRLSEALALVPRSIETEVSGGVRLDTIRALALTEPRRPDFISVGRLTHSAVSADFSMTLLAV